A section of the Saccopteryx leptura isolate mSacLep1 chromosome 4, mSacLep1_pri_phased_curated, whole genome shotgun sequence genome encodes:
- the CCT6A gene encoding T-complex protein 1 subunit zeta, which produces MAAVKTLNPKAEVARAQAALAVNISAARGLQDVLRTNLGPKGTMKMLVSGAGDIKLTKDGNVLLHEMQIQHPTASLIAKVATAQDDITGDGTTSNVLIIGELLKQADLYISEGLHPRIITEGFEAAKEKALQFLEQIKVNKEMDRETLIDVARTSLRTKVHAELADVLTEAVVDSILAIKKQDEPIDLFMVEIMEMKHKSETDTSLIRGLVLDHGARHPDMKKRVENAYILTCNVSLEYEKTEVSSGFFYKSAEEREKLVKAERKFIEDKVKKIIELKKKVCGDSDKGFVVINQKGIDPFSLDALAKEGIVALRRAKRRNMERLTLACGGIALNSFDDLNPDCLGHAGLVYEYTLGEEKFTFIEKCNNPRSVTLLIKGPNKHTLTQIKDAIRDGLRAVKNAIDDGCVVPGAGAVEVAMAEALMKYKPSVKGRAQLGVQAFADALLIIPKVLAQNSGFDLQETLVKVQAEHSESGQLVGVDLNTGEPMVAAEVGVWDNYCVKKQLLHSCTVIATNILLVDEIMRAGMSSLKG; this is translated from the exons ATGGCGGCCGTGAAGACGCTGAACCCCAAAGCCGAGGTGGCCCGAGCCCAGGCAGCGTTGGCGGTCAACATCAGCGCGGCCCGGGGGCTGCAGGATGTGCTGAGGACCAACTTGGGGCCTAAGGGCACCATGAAGAT GCTTGTTTCTGGTGCTGGAGACATCAAGCTCACTAAAGACGGCAATGTGCTGCTTCATGAAATG CAAATTCAACACCCCACAGCCTCCTTAATAGCCAAAGTAGCAACAGCCCAGGATGACATAACTGGTGATGGTACCACTTCCAATGTCCTAATCATTGGAGAACTGCTGAAACAGGCGGATCTCTACATTTCCGAA GGTCTTCATCCTAGAATAATAACAGAAGGATTTGAAGCTGCAAAGGAAAAGGCACTTCAATTTTTGGAACAAATCAAAGTAAACAAAGAAATGGACAGGGAAACGCTCATAGATGTGGCCAGAACATCTCTGCGTACTAAAGTTCATGCTGAACTTGCTGATGTCTTAACAGAG GCTGTAGTTGACTCCATTTTGGCCattaaaaaacaagatgaacctattGACCTCTTCATGGTTGAGATCATGGAGATGAAACACAAATCAGAAACCGATACCAG CTTAATCAGAGGTCTTGTTTTGGACCATGGGGCACGGCATCCTGATatgaaaaaaagagtagaaaatgcATACATCCTCACATGCAATGTGTCATTAGAATATGAAAAAAC agaagtGAGCTCTGGCTTTTTTTACAAGAGtgcagaagagagggagaaacttGTAAAAGCTGAAAGAAAATTCATTGaagataaagttaaaaaaataatagaactgaAAAAGAAAGTCTGTGGAGACTCAGATAAAGGATTTGTTGTTATTAATCAAAAG GGAATTGACCCATTTTCCTTAGATGCTCTTGCAAAAGAAGGCATAGTAGCTCTGCGCAGAGCTAAAAGGAGGAATATGGAAAG GCTGACTCTTGCTTGTGGTGGGATAGCTCTAAATTCCTTTGATGACCTAAATCCTGATTGTTTGGGACATGCAGGACTTGTCTATGAATATACATTG GGAGAAGAGAAATTCACCTTTATTGAAAAATGTAACAATCCTCGCTCTGTCACATTATTGATCAAAGGACCAAATAAACACACACTCACTCAAATCAAGGATGCCATAAGAGATGGCTTGAGGGCTGTTAAAAATGCTATTGATGATG GCTGTGTAGTtccaggtgctggtgcagtggaagTGGCAATGGCAGAAGCCCTGATGAAATACAAGCCCAGTGTCAAGGGCAGGGCCCAACTTGGAGTTCAAGCGTTCGCTGATGCATTGCTCATTATCCCCAAG GTTCTTGCTCAGAATTCTGGCTTTGATCTTCAGGAAACACTAGTTAAAGTTCAAGCAGAACATTCGGAATCAGGACAACTTGTGGGTGTGGACTTGAACACAG GGGAGCCAATGGTAGCAGCAGAAGTAGGCGTCTGGGATAACTATTGTGTAAAGAAACAGCTTCTTCACTCCTG caCTGTGATTGCCACCAACATTCTCCTGGTCGATGAGATCATGCGAGCTGGAATGTCTTCTCTAAAAGGTTGA